The Desulfofalx alkaliphila DSM 12257 genome contains a region encoding:
- a CDS encoding class II fructose-1,6-bisphosphate aldolase translates to MALVTVNELLQKAEAGKYAVGAFNCNNMEIVQAIIAAAEAENAPVIIQASQGAIKYAGLEWIVGMSKIAAEQAKIPVALHLDHGTSFEQCVQCIRAGFSSVMIDGSQYPLEENIELTNRVLAVARPVGVSVEAELGKIGGTEDDITVDEKDAMYTDPEEAREFVERTNVDSLAVAIGTAHGQYKGEPKLDFERLEKIKSLVKIPIVLHGSSGVPDEAIQRAISLGVCKVNIDTNIREAITGAIRKVLNEKPNEIDPRKIIGPGREAAIEVIREKIRIFGSSGKA, encoded by the coding sequence ATGGCATTGGTGACAGTTAATGAATTGCTACAAAAGGCCGAGGCCGGGAAATACGCAGTGGGAGCATTTAACTGTAACAACATGGAAATTGTGCAGGCAATTATAGCTGCGGCCGAGGCAGAAAATGCCCCGGTTATTATTCAGGCCAGCCAAGGTGCCATTAAGTATGCCGGTTTAGAATGGATAGTGGGCATGTCAAAAATAGCGGCGGAGCAAGCAAAAATACCGGTGGCCCTACACCTGGATCACGGCACCAGTTTTGAGCAGTGTGTCCAGTGCATTAGGGCTGGCTTTAGCTCAGTGATGATTGACGGTTCACAATACCCTCTGGAGGAAAACATAGAGCTTACCAACCGTGTATTGGCGGTGGCCAGACCGGTGGGGGTATCGGTGGAGGCAGAACTGGGTAAAATAGGTGGCACAGAGGATGATATTACCGTAGATGAAAAAGACGCCATGTACACCGACCCCGAGGAAGCAAGGGAATTTGTAGAACGTACCAATGTTGACTCCTTGGCGGTGGCCATTGGCACTGCCCACGGTCAGTACAAGGGAGAACCCAAGCTGGACTTTGAAAGACTGGAAAAAATTAAGTCCCTGGTTAAAATACCCATCGTACTGCACGGCTCATCGGGAGTGCCCGACGAGGCCATTCAAAGGGCCATTTCTTTGGGCGTATGCAAGGTGAACATCGACACCAACATCAGGGAAGCAATTACCGGTGCCATCCGCAAGGTGCTAAATGAAAAACCCAATGAAATAGATCCCAGAAAAATAATTGGCCCGGGCAGGGAAGCTGCCATAGAAGTAATAAGGGAAAAAATCAGAATATTTGGCTCAAGCGGTAAAGCTTAG
- the fsa gene encoding fructose-6-phosphate aldolase: MKIFLDTANIDEIRECYQLGVISGVTTNPSLIAKEGRDFAQVVKEITDLVKGPISAEAVSLEPDKMLAEAIQLAEIHPNIVVKLPMNEAGLKVTKECRERGIKTNVTLVFSANQALLAALAGATYVSPFVGRIDDIGHDGMDLIYDIVTIFNNYQFKTEIIAASIRHPLHVLQSAKAGAHIATVPPKVLKQMINHPLTDAGIEKFLADWAKVPGQN; encoded by the coding sequence TTGAAAATTTTTCTGGATACTGCAAATATAGACGAAATTCGGGAATGTTATCAATTGGGCGTTATCTCTGGCGTCACCACTAACCCTTCGCTGATAGCAAAGGAAGGCAGGGATTTTGCCCAGGTGGTAAAAGAAATAACCGACCTGGTTAAGGGCCCCATTAGCGCTGAAGCTGTAAGCCTTGAACCGGATAAAATGTTGGCAGAAGCAATACAATTGGCTGAAATTCATCCTAACATAGTGGTTAAACTGCCCATGAACGAAGCGGGCCTGAAAGTAACCAAGGAGTGCAGGGAAAGGGGCATAAAGACCAACGTAACCCTGGTGTTTTCAGCCAACCAGGCCCTGCTGGCCGCCTTGGCAGGTGCCACCTATGTAAGCCCCTTTGTGGGCCGGATAGATGATATCGGCCACGACGGAATGGATTTAATTTATGATATAGTTACAATCTTCAACAATTACCAATTTAAAACAGAAATTATAGCTGCCAGCATTAGACATCCCCTACATGTGCTGCAATCTGCCAAGGCAGGTGCACACATTGCCACCGTTCCGCCTAAAGTATTAAAGCAGATGATTAACCACCCCTTAACAGATGCAGGTATAGAAAAATTTTTGGCCGACTGGGCCAAGGTGCCGGGCCAAAACTAA
- the sppA gene encoding signal peptide peptidase SppA: MKKIVTGIIALAVVVSLLMAAFNKDTPETKSAHNSGEEAVGVIDITGTIVSGGSGGSGFGQLQSGSQTIINQLQEAADDPSIKAVVLRVNSPGGTAVGSMEIGNQIKRLRQTGKPVVAYMAEVAASGGYWICCEADHIVANPSTMTGSIGVIMETVDLQGLYEKLGIDRNTFKSGPHKDMGSDARHLTDKEREIFQSMVDDIYQQFLDVVVEGRKMEAEQVQELADGRLFTGRQAAELGLVDQLGDMQDAIDAAAQMAGIEQPDVVNLTPRTIWDDLLWPLSAGNILSPQGLDLIKYRLILMLP; encoded by the coding sequence TTGAAAAAAATTGTCACAGGAATAATTGCCCTAGCGGTGGTAGTGTCACTGCTTATGGCCGCATTTAACAAAGACACACCGGAAACCAAATCGGCCCACAACTCGGGCGAAGAAGCGGTGGGGGTAATAGATATCACCGGCACCATTGTCAGCGGCGGCAGCGGCGGCAGTGGTTTCGGCCAACTGCAGTCGGGTTCACAAACCATAATCAACCAGCTGCAGGAGGCAGCCGATGACCCCAGCATAAAGGCAGTGGTGCTGCGGGTTAACAGCCCCGGCGGCACTGCGGTGGGCTCAATGGAAATAGGCAACCAAATAAAACGCCTGCGCCAAACCGGCAAACCGGTGGTGGCATATATGGCCGAAGTTGCGGCCTCCGGGGGATATTGGATATGCTGCGAGGCAGACCATATTGTGGCCAACCCCAGCACCATGACCGGCAGCATAGGGGTAATTATGGAAACAGTGGACCTGCAGGGTCTTTACGAAAAGCTGGGCATAGACAGAAACACCTTTAAAAGCGGCCCCCACAAGGACATGGGCTCAGATGCCCGCCACCTGACAGACAAAGAGCGGGAAATATTTCAAAGCATGGTGGACGATATTTACCAACAGTTTTTAGACGTGGTGGTTGAAGGGCGCAAGATGGAAGCGGAGCAGGTGCAGGAGCTGGCCGACGGCAGACTGTTCACCGGCCGCCAGGCAGCGGAATTGGGCTTAGTGGATCAGCTGGGCGACATGCAAGATGCCATTGATGCCGCTGCCCAAATGGCAGGAATAGAGCAGCCCGATGTGGTAAACTTAACCCCGAGAACAATTTGGGATGACCTTTTATGGCCTTTGTCAGCGGGCAATATACTTTCGCCCCAAGGCTTGGACCTCATTAAATACCGCTTAATACTAATGCTACCCTAA
- a CDS encoding XapX domain-containing protein — protein sequence MSGQVKEILLALTAGLTVGLLFARLKLPIPAPPNLAGVMGVIGIFLGYLLAVRLGWGR from the coding sequence TTGAGCGGACAAGTAAAGGAAATTTTGCTGGCCCTAACTGCCGGCTTAACGGTGGGCTTGTTATTTGCCCGATTAAAACTGCCCATACCTGCCCCGCCGAACCTGGCAGGGGTGATGGGCGTCATCGGAATATTTTTAGGCTACCTGTTGGCAGTGCGCCTGGGATGGGGTCGCTAA
- the dsrB gene encoding dissimilatory-type sulfite reductase subunit beta, with amino-acid sequence MAKTDIGPPYYGDMLPPIIKENYGKWKYHEILKPGVLVHVSESGAELYTVRVGSPRLISIYFIRDICEIADKYCDGYLRFTSRNNIEFLLSNKDNIEPLIAEVKAKGLPVGGTGNSITNMVHTQGWVHCHTPATDASGIVKAVMDELFEYFETMKLPAKMRISLACCLNMCGAVHCSDIAILGIHRKAPVINHENLKNFCEIPTVIASCPTAAIRPNPKLKSVEIKEERCMYCGNCYTMCPSIQIIDPENDAISIWVGGKVSNARSTPMFSRLAIPYLPNNPPRWPEVVDAVKKLVELWAANAKQGERMGEWIERIGWEKFFQLAELPFTDKHIDDFTYAVTTFRSTTQFKW; translated from the coding sequence GTGGCGAAAACTGATATCGGGCCTCCATATTATGGGGATATGCTTCCTCCAATTATTAAAGAAAACTATGGAAAGTGGAAGTATCACGAAATTCTAAAGCCCGGCGTACTCGTTCACGTATCCGAAAGTGGCGCAGAATTATACACAGTACGGGTTGGTTCTCCAAGACTGATTAGCATATACTTTATCCGTGACATCTGTGAAATTGCAGACAAGTACTGTGATGGTTACCTGAGATTTACCAGCCGTAACAACATCGAGTTCCTGTTGTCCAACAAAGACAACATTGAGCCTCTGATTGCTGAAGTTAAGGCTAAAGGACTACCTGTTGGCGGTACCGGTAACTCCATTACTAACATGGTACACACCCAAGGTTGGGTACACTGCCATACCCCAGCTACCGATGCTTCCGGTATTGTAAAGGCAGTAATGGACGAACTGTTCGAGTACTTCGAAACCATGAAGTTACCGGCAAAAATGAGAATTTCTCTGGCTTGCTGCTTGAACATGTGCGGTGCCGTTCACTGCTCAGACATCGCTATTCTGGGTATCCACAGAAAAGCTCCTGTAATTAACCACGAAAACTTGAAGAACTTCTGTGAGATTCCGACTGTTATTGCCAGCTGCCCAACCGCAGCTATTCGTCCGAATCCGAAGTTGAAGAGTGTGGAAATTAAAGAAGAGCGCTGCATGTACTGTGGTAACTGCTACACCATGTGCCCATCCATCCAAATCATTGACCCTGAAAACGACGCGATTTCCATCTGGGTAGGCGGTAAAGTATCTAACGCCCGCTCAACCCCGATGTTCTCACGTCTGGCTATTCCTTACCTGCCAAACAATCCTCCGCGCTGGCCTGAGGTTGTAGATGCAGTTAAGAAGTTAGTTGAACTGTGGGCAGCTAACGCTAAGCAGGGCGAAAGAATGGGTGAATGGATTGAGCGCATCGGTTGGGAGAAATTCTTCCAATTGGCAGAACTGCCATTCACAGACAAGCACATTGACGATTTTACCTATGCCGTGACCACCTTCCGTTCCACCACCCAATTTAAGTGGTAG
- a CDS encoding DUF1934 domain-containing protein has product MSKEVLVTVTGTQTNEWGEKDTIELTTLGYMYVKNGSFYLIYNETELSGMEGTTTSVKAEPSRVTLNRMGSAEMRQVFEEGQRHEGKYITPYGSMDTKVLPCKVEVDLTEMGGSINLEYELELDRQKIGYNELSITVKEV; this is encoded by the coding sequence ATGAGCAAAGAGGTGCTGGTTACCGTAACAGGCACGCAGACCAATGAGTGGGGTGAAAAGGATACCATTGAGTTGACAACCTTGGGGTATATGTATGTCAAAAATGGGTCATTTTACCTTATATACAATGAAACTGAACTGTCAGGCATGGAGGGTACCACCACGTCAGTAAAGGCTGAGCCCAGCAGGGTGACCTTAAACCGCATGGGTTCCGCCGAAATGAGACAGGTATTTGAAGAAGGCCAGCGCCATGAGGGTAAATACATTACCCCCTACGGCAGTATGGATACAAAGGTCTTGCCCTGTAAAGTTGAGGTGGACTTGACAGAGATGGGTGGAAGTATTAATCTAGAGTATGAATTAGAACTGGATCGACAAAAAATAGGATATAATGAACTGTCAATCACTGTCAAGGAGGTCTAA
- a CDS encoding DUF2062 domain-containing protein encodes MLKELIEKYRQIFIERYNKLMSLPDAPHKIAGGMAVGVAMLFLPIPIFGYPLAYFAAWLMGFNVIAALLTLILFKWAAPFFFALDVIVGSLLLTGKPVPLYLFTSNLEFASVNTWLTLGKTMGHPLLVGAIVNTIVVCTLVYFISRRVLQKKITLTQAGQGSRFIRK; translated from the coding sequence GTGTTAAAGGAATTAATAGAGAAGTATCGACAAATCTTTATTGAAAGATATAATAAACTAATGAGCCTGCCAGATGCACCCCACAAAATCGCCGGTGGAATGGCGGTGGGCGTTGCCATGCTCTTTTTACCAATACCGATATTCGGTTATCCCCTTGCCTACTTTGCAGCCTGGTTGATGGGTTTTAACGTTATTGCAGCCCTGCTGACATTAATCCTCTTTAAATGGGCCGCACCTTTTTTCTTTGCCCTTGACGTAATAGTGGGTTCTTTACTGCTAACCGGCAAACCGGTGCCCCTATACCTTTTTACTTCCAACCTTGAATTTGCCAGTGTAAATACTTGGTTAACGCTGGGCAAAACCATGGGGCATCCCCTTTTGGTGGGTGCAATTGTGAACACAATAGTGGTCTGCACCCTGGTCTACTTCATTTCCCGCAGGGTGCTGCAAAAGAAAATAACCCTGACCCAAGCGGGGCAAGGCAGCCGGTTTATAAGAAAATAA
- a CDS encoding CTP synthase, which yields MAKYIFVTGGVVSSLGKGITAASLGRLLKSRGLKVAVQKLDPYINIDPGTMSPYQHGEVYVTEDGAETDLDLGHYERFIDIDLTRSSNVTTGVIYWSVISKERRGDYLGATVQVIPHVTNEIKERVLKLEEEGNPDIVIAEIGGTVGDIESQPFLEAIRQLKSDLGKDKVMYIHVTLVPFISAANELKTKPTQHSVKELRGIGIQPDVIVCRSEQPLSKEMEEKLALFCDIEKEAVIQAVDSHSIYEVPLRLEDEGLADIVIERLNLKVGKPDLTEWKDMVDRMKNLRWATTIALVGKYVSLPDAYLSVAEALRHAGLHHGTAVDIRWINSEDLERMPVADYLGDVDGILIPGGFGQRGIEGKINAIQYARENKIPMLGICLGMQLAVVEYARNVLGWKDANSSEFDAQTGHPVIDLLPEQKDINKMGGTMRLGRYECTLKPGTLAHRAYGRETIAERHRHRYELNNLYRSQLAEKGMVFSGILPDKELVEIIELPDHPWFLATQFHPEFKSRPYRPHPLFRDFIGAALRYRGDQNN from the coding sequence ATGGCCAAGTATATCTTTGTTACGGGGGGTGTTGTGTCTTCCCTTGGTAAAGGCATAACTGCCGCTTCGTTGGGCCGCCTTTTAAAAAGCAGGGGCCTTAAAGTAGCAGTTCAAAAACTGGATCCTTATATAAATATAGACCCCGGTACCATGAGTCCATACCAGCATGGCGAAGTTTATGTCACCGAAGACGGTGCAGAAACTGACTTGGATTTGGGCCACTACGAACGGTTTATTGATATAGATCTCACCCGCAGTAGTAACGTTACCACCGGGGTTATTTATTGGTCAGTTATTAGCAAAGAACGCCGGGGTGATTATTTGGGGGCCACCGTGCAGGTAATTCCCCATGTAACCAATGAAATTAAAGAGCGTGTACTTAAACTGGAAGAAGAGGGGAACCCGGACATCGTAATTGCCGAAATAGGGGGTACAGTGGGCGATATTGAGTCCCAACCCTTTTTAGAGGCAATTCGGCAGTTAAAAAGCGACCTGGGTAAAGACAAGGTGATGTACATTCACGTTACCCTGGTACCCTTTATCAGTGCAGCCAATGAACTTAAGACCAAGCCCACCCAGCACAGCGTAAAAGAACTGCGGGGCATTGGTATTCAACCGGATGTCATTGTATGCCGCTCTGAACAGCCCCTCTCCAAGGAAATGGAAGAAAAGCTGGCCCTCTTTTGCGATATAGAAAAGGAAGCCGTGATCCAGGCGGTGGATTCCCATTCAATATACGAAGTGCCTTTAAGATTAGAGGATGAGGGCCTGGCAGATATAGTAATTGAGCGATTGAATTTAAAGGTGGGCAAGCCTGATCTTACCGAATGGAAAGACATGGTGGACAGAATGAAAAACTTGCGTTGGGCCACCACCATTGCCCTGGTGGGTAAATACGTATCGCTGCCCGATGCTTACTTAAGTGTGGCCGAGGCCCTGCGCCATGCGGGTTTGCACCACGGCACAGCCGTTGACATTAGATGGATTAACAGCGAGGACCTGGAGCGTATGCCCGTGGCCGACTACCTGGGGGATGTGGACGGCATATTAATTCCCGGCGGCTTTGGCCAACGGGGCATTGAAGGAAAAATAAATGCCATTCAATATGCCAGGGAAAACAAAATTCCCATGCTGGGCATTTGCCTGGGCATGCAGTTGGCGGTGGTGGAATATGCCCGCAACGTCTTGGGCTGGAAGGATGCCAACAGTTCAGAATTTGATGCCCAAACCGGCCACCCGGTAATTGATCTCTTACCGGAACAAAAGGATATAAATAAAATGGGCGGAACAATGCGCCTGGGCCGCTATGAATGCACCTTGAAACCCGGCACCCTTGCCCATCGGGCCTACGGCCGTGAAACAATTGCGGAGCGGCACCGCCACCGCTACGAGCTAAATAATCTTTACCGGTCCCAACTGGCAGAAAAGGGTATGGTCTTTTCCGGCATACTGCCCGACAAAGAACTGGTGGAAATAATAGAACTGCCGGATCACCCTTGGTTTTTAGCCACCCAATTCCATCCGGAATTTAAGTCCAGACCCTACCGCCCACATCCGCTCTTCCGCGACTTTATCGGAGCGGCCTTAAGATACCGGGGCGATCAGAATAACTAA
- a CDS encoding response regulator, with product MHAQKTLLIVDDQPGVRRLLYEIFKGDFCIEEAASGAEALEKLQRITPSLVLLDMNMPGLSGLQTLEKIRDMDIEVPVVMVTASGETENVKKAEQLGVKDYLCKPFDIEKVRRLAKEYIK from the coding sequence TTGCACGCTCAAAAAACACTGCTAATAGTAGACGACCAGCCCGGAGTCAGAAGGCTCCTTTATGAAATTTTTAAGGGGGACTTTTGCATAGAGGAGGCTGCCAGCGGTGCAGAGGCATTGGAAAAGCTGCAAAGGATTACCCCTTCCCTGGTGCTGCTGGACATGAACATGCCCGGCCTCAGCGGCCTGCAAACACTGGAAAAAATCAGGGATATGGATATAGAGGTGCCGGTGGTGATGGTTACCGCCTCCGGTGAGACAGAAAATGTTAAAAAGGCAGAGCAGCTTGGGGTAAAGGATTACCTGTGTAAGCCCTTTGACATAGAAAAGGTTCGCCGGCTGGCAAAGGAATATATAAAATAA
- the dsrA gene encoding dissimilatory-type sulfite reductase subunit alpha: MAESKTPLLDQLETGPWPSFVTEIKRMAPTKPTAQDLLGQLEVSYEEKKGHWKHGGIVGVMGYGGGVIGRYTDLPEQFPNVAEFHTVRLNQPSGWFYTTEALRTVCDIWEKYGSGLTNLHGSTGDIVLLGTKTEYLQTLFDEYSDKGFDLGGSGSDLRTPSCCCGMARCEFACIDAMDICHNLTNEYQDELHRPMWPYKFKIKIAGCPNDCVASIARSDFSIQGTWRDELRIDQEAVREYVNNGFDIQELVIDRCPTGCLEWDGNELKLDAPECVRCMHCINKMPKALRPGLDKGATILIGGKATILQSAFLGWVIVPFMKMEAPYQEVKDLLEKIWEWWDEEGKVRERVGETICRLGMRHFLRAVDLEPIPQMVYRPRANPYFFWWPEEVK, translated from the coding sequence ATGGCAGAATCCAAGACTCCTCTCTTGGATCAACTGGAAACTGGACCGTGGCCTAGCTTTGTAACAGAAATCAAGAGAATGGCCCCTACAAAGCCCACCGCCCAAGATCTTCTCGGTCAACTGGAAGTATCTTACGAAGAGAAGAAAGGGCACTGGAAGCACGGCGGTATTGTTGGTGTTATGGGTTATGGTGGTGGTGTTATCGGTCGTTATACCGACCTACCCGAGCAATTCCCGAATGTAGCTGAATTCCACACCGTTCGTTTGAATCAGCCCAGTGGTTGGTTCTACACCACTGAAGCTCTACGCACTGTGTGTGACATCTGGGAAAAATATGGTAGCGGCCTGACTAACTTACACGGCTCTACCGGTGACATTGTTCTGTTAGGAACAAAAACAGAGTATCTGCAAACCCTATTTGATGAGTACAGCGACAAAGGTTTCGACCTCGGTGGATCAGGTTCTGACCTGCGTACACCTAGCTGCTGCTGTGGTATGGCTCGCTGTGAGTTCGCTTGCATTGACGCCATGGACATTTGCCACAACCTGACCAACGAATACCAAGACGAACTGCACCGTCCAATGTGGCCGTACAAGTTCAAAATTAAAATTGCTGGCTGCCCCAACGACTGCGTAGCATCAATCGCACGTTCTGACTTCTCAATCCAAGGTACTTGGAGAGACGAACTGCGCATTGACCAAGAAGCAGTACGCGAGTATGTAAACAACGGATTTGACATTCAAGAGCTGGTTATCGACCGTTGCCCCACCGGCTGCTTAGAGTGGGACGGCAATGAGCTGAAACTGGATGCTCCTGAGTGTGTACGTTGCATGCACTGCATCAACAAAATGCCCAAGGCACTGCGTCCGGGACTGGACAAGGGTGCTACCATCCTAATCGGTGGTAAAGCTACCATTCTGCAGTCTGCATTCTTAGGATGGGTAATCGTTCCCTTCATGAAGATGGAAGCTCCTTACCAAGAAGTTAAGGATCTCCTAGAAAAGATTTGGGAATGGTGGGACGAAGAAGGTAAAGTTCGTGAGCGTGTTGGTGAAACAATCTGCCGCCTCGGTATGCGTCATTTCTTGCGTGCAGTTGATCTGGAGCCAATTCCACAAATGGTATACCGTCCGCGGGCTAACCCCTACTTCTTCTGGTGGCCTGAAGAAGTTAAGTAA
- the argS gene encoding arginine--tRNA ligase gives MSGIVEKMRSQLALALEKAVEKAVEKGTIPSVTVPEFVVEVPREKGHGDFATNLAMMLARPAKNAPRKLADIIVENFELADVPVQKVEIAGPGFINFYLEPTWIYQALEEIEEQGAHYGRLEMGAGTKVQVEFVSANPTGLLHMGNARGAALGDSIASILDFAGYEVQREYYINDAGNQIENFGKSLEARYLQQLGQEVPLPEDGYHGEDLIETVKNFIAQYKDSYLTADAASRRSKLVEFALKEKLTDIKNSLLDFGVVYDVWFSEQSLHQGGLVDKTLAELKERGYLYQEQEALWFKATAFGDEKDEVVVRSNGIPTYFAADIAYHKNKFDRGFNKVINIWGADHHGHVNRMKGAIEALGYSRDALEVVLMQLVRLLRGGEVVRMSKRTGQFVTLAELIEEVGKDAARYFFVMRSPDSHLEFDLDLAKSQSNDNPVFYIQYAHARICSIFRQLEEQGRKKPRAAEVDLKVLKEEPEQDLIRKLADFPVEVSMAAQMLAPHRIARYLHDLASAFHSFYNSHRVIVEDPQISNARLVLVNCTRIVLKNALRLIGVSAPERM, from the coding sequence ATGAGCGGTATAGTAGAAAAGATGCGGTCACAGTTGGCGCTGGCCCTGGAAAAGGCGGTTGAAAAAGCCGTTGAAAAGGGGACCATACCTTCGGTGACCGTTCCCGAGTTTGTGGTGGAAGTACCCAGAGAAAAGGGACATGGCGACTTTGCCACCAATCTGGCCATGATGTTGGCCAGGCCCGCCAAAAACGCTCCGAGAAAACTTGCGGATATCATTGTAGAGAACTTTGAACTGGCCGACGTACCGGTACAAAAGGTCGAAATAGCCGGACCCGGCTTTATTAATTTTTACCTGGAACCGACCTGGATTTATCAGGCACTGGAAGAAATTGAAGAGCAAGGGGCCCACTACGGCCGATTGGAAATGGGGGCGGGCACCAAGGTGCAGGTGGAGTTTGTCAGTGCAAACCCCACCGGCCTGCTGCATATGGGCAATGCCAGGGGTGCAGCCCTGGGTGACAGCATAGCTTCAATACTGGATTTTGCCGGTTATGAGGTGCAGCGGGAATACTACATAAATGACGCCGGCAACCAAATTGAAAACTTTGGCAAGTCCTTAGAGGCCCGCTATTTGCAGCAGCTGGGACAAGAGGTGCCCCTGCCGGAAGACGGCTACCACGGCGAAGATTTAATTGAAACGGTAAAAAACTTTATTGCCCAATATAAGGATTCATACCTGACCGCCGATGCCGCCAGCCGACGCTCTAAACTGGTGGAGTTTGCCTTAAAGGAGAAGTTGACCGACATTAAAAACTCACTGCTGGATTTCGGAGTGGTTTACGATGTCTGGTTCTCTGAACAATCGCTGCACCAAGGGGGCTTGGTGGATAAGACCCTGGCAGAATTAAAGGAAAGGGGCTACCTCTACCAAGAGCAAGAGGCCCTGTGGTTTAAGGCCACTGCCTTTGGTGATGAAAAAGACGAGGTGGTGGTACGCTCCAACGGTATACCAACCTACTTTGCCGCCGACATTGCCTACCACAAAAACAAATTTGACCGGGGCTTTAATAAAGTGATAAATATTTGGGGTGCTGACCACCACGGGCACGTTAACCGTATGAAGGGGGCCATTGAGGCCCTGGGCTATTCCCGTGACGCCCTAGAGGTGGTGCTAATGCAGTTGGTGCGCCTGCTCAGGGGCGGAGAGGTGGTGCGCATGTCAAAGCGTACCGGCCAATTTGTCACCCTGGCAGAGCTCATCGAAGAGGTGGGCAAGGACGCCGCCCGCTACTTCTTTGTAATGCGCAGCCCGGACAGCCACCTGGAGTTTGACTTGGATTTAGCCAAATCACAAAGCAATGATAACCCGGTTTTTTACATACAATATGCCCATGCACGCATTTGCAGCATCTTCCGCCAATTGGAAGAGCAGGGAAGAAAAAAACCCCGGGCTGCAGAGGTGGACTTAAAGGTATTAAAGGAAGAGCCGGAGCAGGATTTGATCAGGAAGTTGGCGGATTTTCCGGTGGAAGTGTCAATGGCAGCCCAAATGCTGGCGCCCCACCGCATAGCCAGGTACCTGCACGATTTAGCTTCCGCCTTCCACAGCTTTTACAACAGCCACCGGGTAATTGTAGAAGACCCGCAGATTTCCAATGCACGGTTGGTCTTGGTCAACTGTACCCGCATCGTGCTTAAAAACGCCTTGCGACTAATTGGGGTTTCTGCACCTGAAAGGATGTAG
- a CDS encoding Yip1 family protein, with protein MTENKELHPMEDQAQPFEDNNGQVEPPQQALTVYDLVYGILFDPVKTYQRVAEKPPVKLTLILILGVNFVLALMSTFFIQQSPLAHELAIDQMAGSLMQFLEAAAPMMAMGAFILNILLWFFYSALLHLIAEFYGGRGRALTSFTVYGLAGLPAVLMLPIQGLEILLPQSAAVDTLSALASIAIYLWGVVLLTIGLREAHKFTTGRAFAVVATPWAAGVVFALISLLVLAGLTSTFLTQINI; from the coding sequence TTGACGGAGAATAAAGAACTTCACCCCATGGAAGACCAAGCACAGCCCTTTGAGGATAACAATGGACAGGTGGAGCCTCCCCAACAGGCACTTACAGTGTACGACTTGGTTTACGGCATACTCTTTGACCCGGTAAAAACATACCAAAGGGTGGCTGAAAAACCACCGGTAAAGCTCACCCTTATTTTAATTCTGGGCGTCAACTTTGTGTTGGCACTGATGTCAACCTTCTTTATACAACAAAGTCCCCTGGCCCACGAACTTGCCATCGATCAGATGGCCGGCAGCCTAATGCAATTCCTGGAGGCTGCGGCACCCATGATGGCCATGGGGGCCTTTATCTTAAACATACTGCTGTGGTTTTTCTACAGCGCCCTGCTGCACCTAATTGCTGAATTTTACGGGGGCCGGGGAAGGGCGCTCACCTCCTTTACCGTGTACGGTTTAGCAGGACTGCCGGCGGTACTGATGCTGCCCATACAAGGCTTAGAAATTCTTCTTCCTCAATCGGCTGCCGTTGATACCCTCTCAGCCCTTGCATCCATTGCCATATACCTGTGGGGAGTGGTGCTGTTAACCATTGGCCTGAGGGAGGCACATAAATTTACCACCGGCAGGGCCTTTGCGGTGGTTGCCACCCCCTGGGCTGCGGGTGTGGTATTTGCACTGATATCCCTGCTGGTATTGGCCGGTTTAACCTCAACTTTTTTAACCCAAATAAATATCTAG